TTGCAACTTGTAATACTGAGGTTTTTTTTTCAAGGATAGGAGGGTTACAAAGCAAAAGGGTAACAGGAGACCAGTGGTAAAATTAGATAGTCACACTTGATTAGTGAGTTAGAGGTGTGTTGTGTTAGTCATTTGATTTGTATATAAATTCAAATCTATCTTGTTTAGTATctgttaaaaataatatataaactcATTTATGTGTCTTCACCAAACAACTTGGTCTTTTGGATGATTGGTTCATGACATGCCAGTCGATGTGGGATCTTAACCCCTTTGCACcacatgtcatgaaccaactagtCAAAAAGCTTAACCTATTTGGGTGAAGACACGccaatgattttatattatatttctccTTCACGCAGAACCCTTTAGAGTTGCTATGCAGAGGTCCTCCTATCTTGTACTGaagtttatcaaataaaatGGAGAGGAGGGGGAGGGGGGGGACATGATTGAACTCCAGACCAATTGTGTTTATAGAGACTCTAATATCATGTTATAAACCAATTATTCCAAAATCCTAAGCCATTAGGTGAACACACATGAGTggttttatattgtatttataGCAATATGAATCATTGCAGTTTCCCtaatattatttgattttaCGCTGCCACATGAAGGCATGGGAAAACAAGAACATTGAAGTACATTCACCAAACTTATGTCTAACGAGCTTGTTTAATTAGGGTTCCAAGAAAAGTGTGAGAAATATTATAGAAAGGAACTtatcttgtaaaaaaaaaatatatatacttcaTGGACTACTAATTGGTATTAGGTAATAATGACTTTTTTCTCCTATCAAGCCGTGTTCGAGGAAGAATTGTAGGAAACGTATTGAGAAAGCTTTGATATAGCCACATGATGCACCTCAATAAAGTATATTAAAATACATCATGTTTCTGTCTTGTAACTATATGTCTCTGATTTTATCGGTCCTGTACTACTGGTTTATATTTTGGTAGGTTGATGTGGACATAGCAACCCACATAAGCATTTCTGATGATGGCCCAGATAGAAGGTGATACATTTGGTTCTTCCTTAATACAAAGTTATTCTGATTGTAACAAAAAATTGCTTAGCTGAAGCGTGTAATGTTTAAGGTCTTAGAAGACTACTCGTATGGCTCTTCTGGGAAATATACTTATACTTACTTGTTTTTCATTTTGTAGTTTGCTGTATGTGGAGGCAGCTGATAGGCCTGGATTACTGGTAGATCTTGTAAAGATTATTACTGACATTGACATTGCTGTCGAATCTGGAGAATTTGATACTGaggtatgtatatatacaaattgtacccaaacaaaataaaaataaaattctgaTCTCGTCTTTCATAATGAATGTATCGATTTAACTATTGAGCCCCCCCAAAGAAAAAGGAGTGTGCCAGTCTGATATAAAAGCTTTGTTATTGAAACTAGGGGCTGTTGGCTAAGGCGAAGTTCCATGTTAGCTACAAGGGTAAAGCAATCATCAAGCCTCTCCAGCAGGTAACTTTAATCTTCTATTGAATGATAGAAATCAAAATTACCCCATACATTGAAGTAGCCAAGTAGGTTCTAATGAAGTTTAATTTGAGCATATCTGGTGGTAGACTTCACATGTTTTCAGTAGTAACATTCAGTTGCTGAACTAATTAAAATTCATGTTTATCATTTGGCAGGTTCTTGCTAACAGCTTAAGATATTTTTTGAGGCGTCCGACAACTGAGGAATCTAGTTTTTGAGAGAAATCTCTTTCAACTAAGTGCAGGACATTGTATTTTCGTTCGAAATATAAATATCATTGGAATTCTAGAATGTTTGTGTTCATTGTATCATTCGGAGGATAGATGAGGAATATAGTTAACAGATAACTGGAATGCATTATATCATAAAATTGAATTAACGAGGATATGATTGTAAACTTCCTGTTGTCAATTGCTTATATGAAATTGTTTTTAAGTTCAAATGCTTCTGATATTAGATCATAAGGCCCTTTTAGTTACGAATCGCGAagtatgaaaatagaaaataacacATCTTAGAGACACTTTTCTTCACAAAAAGTAGTTTAAACACACTTAATGACATATGAAACTTGTAACCAAAGTGTCTATTCGGTTACTAGTTTCATTTTTACTAGTGCTTCCATATCCACTATTAGAAACCCACCATCAAACTAACCCAGAAATCCCAGGTCAGAGCCAAAATTGTCATCTCAACTCGCGGCCAAAGTCTCTCGCCATAACCTCTTCCATTGATCATGAATCATCAGCCGTGATACAATGCAGCTCCATCTCCTTTGGTTGTTGTAAATTCATGTATTGCTGCAAAAGACTCCACCTGCTCCCTCGAACCTTGTCAAACCCATCGTCGCAATGATTGAAGGACAGCTTTGGGCACCAAAAATGTCACTGGAGTGGTGAGAATGGGGTAGACCTGAGGCGATTCACAATCTGGCCTAGGAGAATGGAACGACGCCTCAGTAGGATCTCGTTTGATGGGGTTTAGGATTGGCAAGGTGAAAGGGAAACATGAAAGTGGTTTGTTGAAAGCCTTGCATCACTTGCTTCAATACTAGAAAGGGACCCCTGGACTGGGTATTCTCTTTTTAGCAACCTCTTCATTGCCTTTCACAACACATTTTGATGCCAATTGGGGGAAATTGTTTAGATATACACTACAAGGTTCTTCACATTTATTGGATAGTCATAGGTATACCAGAAATCCAAGAAGCAACCCAATGTGTCACGTTCCTCAGTTGAAATTGAGTACCAAGCCCTTGCTTATGTTACCAACTGTTGCTATTATAGTTAGCAACAGTTTGAGTTAGTTAAAATCAGTTGATTATGAGTAGAGAGTAGAGACGCATGGCTTAATACATCATTAACACCTGATGAGATAGTTGCTACTTTACATCTTGCAGTGGTACAAAGGAAAGGTCATCGCCATTCCCAATTGCCAATACCTTCCCTTACGATATATACAGTGGCGATTCATGAACCACGGTTTTTGAGCAACACCTGTAGTTTGTGGCGGTTTCTGTCGCTAAAAACTAGTGTACATTTTGCATTACATATGCATTATGATAGTGTCAAAAATCACGAGGATCAACAAAAATTACTGGCGAAGAGGACCTAGATGTGAAAAAACCAGATGGCCCACACTTTTCAGGTACTATCCCCTGCTTCGCGTCCTCAAGATTCTTAATGCACCACATGTCCTCAGCCCATGAAAACTTTCTCCAATGTGGGACTGCATCTCTAACAGGGTCCCTCTGGCCCAGTTCAGCCACAACGGCCCCACAACCACCATCATCTCTTGCCATGTTATGTACAAATCCACATAGACCCTTCATCAGGTGGTGACCACGCTTTCCTTCCATGTGCAGTCCATACAGAAAATAAACCCCAAATGGCCTAAAAATATCAGGAAATGAAGGTAACCTCAGCCATGGTAACCACTCATCCAACAACCTTGTACCTACACAGCAAGCATGTGCTAGTGGTGAAACCCCCTTAACTTGCAACTTGAACACTTCCTTGGTGTTCCACACACTCAACATTGCATAGCTAGGAGGGAGAATCCCCCTTGTTAGGTCACATTTGGAGAGGTGCTTCTTGGGGATGGCCATGAAAGTCCCCAAATTCAGCTTGTTTGATAAAATTGAGTCTATGTCTTTAGGGTAAAATTCTGAATTGGCAAACATGTGGTTGTACATGGACTTTGCTAGGCTTGGTGGAATGTGAAGGACTGCAATGCTTCTGCTGATTGGCTTGTAGTGAGCATGGACAGGTTGTACTAGCATGGTTAGAGACCTGAACTTTGAGTACCCACATTTTTTTGTGAACAAATTGATGGATGGCTCATTTGTACAGTCAGTTGCCATGTATGTATACTTTGCCCCCTTTTGCTTGCACCATTCTTCTAAATTTTCAACTAGTTTTGTGCCAATGCCAAGTCTCCTGCATATGTCAAAATAAGCTTTTAATTTATTGTTATCTCATCAAGTATTCAAAAGAACCGTGCTCATATTTGCAAGTGTGTTTTAGAAAGCCACGATAAAGtcaaaatcatggtggacaaaagttaaaattaaggaAAGTTGCTTTTATCACGGTGGATTTCtaccgtgtatccaaacatgaatGAAATTCTTCAGCAATTGATTCTAAGCCAAATTTAACTACAGGTAGAAGCTTTTGTGGATAGTTTCTTGGTGCAAGAGTTGATTATGAGGAAAAGTTAGTTAATCCAAACATACTACTGCTTCTGGTCTtggggttttgttttgtttttgtatcaaaatatatttatgaTTAAAAATAATCAAACAGGAATTAGAATTAAGAGCAGAATGATCATAATGATTTGAACTGAATAGTAAAGTGGGTTTTGTGGACCTTGCTGTCTAGATGGAAATCTTTGTCCCAAATTCAGTGAGATATAGTTCAAATAAGAATAAGACATCCTATCCAATTGCAAATTTCTTACTAAAGTAGACATAGTGGAAACATCATACATGTGTCAATGACAGACTAGCTTAACCCAACTTTTTTCACCTTTCCATGATACGAGGAACAAAACCTTCTCTTTTTCTTAGAATCTAATCCCCCACCActtctttttctgatttttccgtTCCCCTTATTTTATAAGGTTAGAATGAGATAAGAGCCAAGAAAACACATAACAACttgtggagagagagagagagagagagagagagagagagagagagagaaataggACTAGTCAATGACATACAGGACAGAAGCAAAAGAGTTCTGAAGTGACTTTTGTGGAATAGGATTGAGCAAAACTGTTGTATGCCATGCTTTTAGTATTCATCTGAATGGCATGCACACTAACATTCAAAGTATACCAATCAATGGTACTCACTCTCATCACGTTTTCCTGAATTCCTTTTGATGCTTTTAGGCAATGTGCAATGCACAAACAGATGGAAGCAAACCAAAAACATGTGAGCAGAGTTGAAAATAACCTGTGTTGAGGGGAGACTCTAAGCCCCAAAACATAAGCCAACTCTACGTAAACCGAGTCCCCTCTTGTAACTGTTTTTACACACCCCCTTATCACCCCAACAACTTCTCCTTCTCCATATTCTGCAACCTGTTTTGGAGCAAATATAAGTATATGACATTGATTAGCCCGAAACCAAGTACTTATCTACAAATTCAAGTTTAAAAAGAATTTAAACTAACTATCATACAGTTTCAAATTCTAGGATTATAATAGTTCTGCAATAGCAGCATAATGAGTTGCACATTTTGTGTCTTTGGATACCTGTTGAGTGTAACATGAACGAACTTTCATTCAATTCATAAGGATTTTGTCTCAAAGTGAATGATAACGTTCATTTGCACTAGTATCAaccaggcttgttaatagcgcgctatagcggcgcaatagcctatagcgtagcggcctgggggttcaccgctactccactattcaccgctatTTGCGCTATTTTCCGCTATAGCGCCGCAATAGCGCTCgaaatagcgttttttgggcttgccgcgacactacgctatccgccattaacaaccctggtATCAACCCAAAGATAGTCTTAAATGTTGATATAATGTTTTTACAGTTATATTTCGAGTTCAAGATAGtgtaaaactgaaagaaatagtGAATAACTCAGTAAGATTCATAGCTAGTTACCAGCATGACATGCAATTGAAAGTGACGAATTCGGCATATAGGGTCCCCCATGAGGTCAGTGACAAGAGATGGTTTTCCTCTCTGCCCAATTTCACAAAGCTTCTCCAGTTTCTCTACTGCCACCTTGTGCCTCTCTTCATCATACTCTCTCACCACCACCAATGGCTCCTCTACCCTCTCTAATGCTGATTTTGGCCAACTTTCAGCTGCTATCTTCAGAGACATAGTTTTACAGATTATGAAGATACTAAGCAACAGAGAAAGAAGATTATTTATGATATATGTCCCTTGCTTCTTCTTGGTTGTGATACCTTCTATGAGCTTTCAGTACCCACAGCTCTATCTGTATGTGTATTatgtatatgtatgtatatatatatatcttaggCCCCAAGAATATGCAGAGGTGGCACCTCCCCAAAGTTGAGTGGACCTTTTGCTTTtggtaaaaatgaaaaaagaaaaaaaaaattctaagccTGCATTCTGTTTGTGCTATTTCAGTAGTGTTACATCATGCTCATATGTTTTTGCTTGTAGTGAATGATCCAATAAAATTTGTTCATATCTAAGGGCTAGTTTTGAAACCCTTcttgaattgattttgaagaccAAATCAATTTTGGGGAGAAATTTATGTGAGTAGCTActgagtttcagaattgattctgataaaAGAGAAGCTAACCTAAATATGCACTATTGAGCCAGTGCACTTTTTATGAGAGCTAATACACCATACTATTAATTTTGATTAGTCTTGACTCGAGTgttgaaatttcaaatttataCGGCCTTCACATTTAATAGTGCGCAGAAGGGAGAGAAATAGAAACAATAGGTCAGTTTTCATGTTCACAATGTGTAATGCCCAAAATGGGAGAAAGATGTCTTTATAATGATAAGACTAATGACAACAAGAGCAGTTTAAGGTAATAGTTATCTTCAGTCAAAGTAGTTGCGACTATGCAATAATTGTCCTTTACCCTATCTAAATTTCAAGGCTTAGAATTTCTCAAGGTTTGAAATGAAAAACATTTCTCTATTCTTAGTCACATGCTGTTCAGTCTTGCAAATATAAGGTAAGATAGTCTACAATGTATCTATAATAAGTCCGACCATTCTCTAGACTCTACATTGCTTCATAATACCTAACTTGCCTTTTTATTGAAAGATAACTCTCTTAGAGTTCCCATCATAAGGCTAATTTATGACTGTATTGATTAACTTATATGTCTTCTCTGGTTAAATTTTTCTCATTCAGCTGTTGAAAGGGTTGGTGACTTGGTGGGGTGTCATTTAGTGTATTGAGATCAGTATTAccacaattgattttgaataagattgattttggtaaaaataattatagtaaaagtaaaataatttatgtTTAACTCCGTCTATGCTTGCATACCCGGTCTCAAGCCCAGGTAAAGGATGAGGGTTTTAGGTCTTGGCAGCCAACGAACTAGTCGATATCTTCAATACGGATATGAAGTAATTTATGTTTGGGTAATTTATGAAAAAATGGTTTTTGTATAGTATTATTGTGAAATCAAGTTGTAAAATCTCACAATGGATTATGTTCAACGCAAAAGCTACTCAGATCTCTATTTTCCAACAGAATTAATTCTGGGATAGAGAAACAAACCCTTTAACTTGCTAGCTTCCTTAACAATACTCTAGTATTGTTAACAATCATGATGACAAGTGTTTCAAGGATAGAGAAACAAACCCTTtaacttattagtttcctttCACCAATTATTGAGGGAGGTGGCATGAAAAGCATGCCTTTCACCACGTTTTTTGGTGAACATGTGGGATGCTACTGTGAGAATTCAAAGTGGCCGGGGGTGTTGATCACCATCATCATATGCACAGATTAAGCTCTTTTATCAATTCTTGTGTCGTACAACTCTTTTGTTTGTTTATGTTCTAAAAGAATAGTGCAAGCCTTATAAAACAACAAGTCTTCAATGGCTATGCGAGTCCCTAGAAGCTTCACTCTAGCCCATATTATATAAGCTGATGTGTCTTATTTTCTATATTGAGTAGGCATTTGCTGTTTTGTGTATGTTAATGTGGTCCAAATGTACCAGAAGTTTCCTGTTTGGGAATAGAAAATTTAATCTGAAACTTTAGAGAGTCCTAGCATTGGATCTACTTGCTTCAAATGATACATACAGATGGTACAAAAGCAAAAAAATAACTCTTTTGGCATCAAAAGCAGAGGTGTGGATAGAGAAGAAAGCTATGTATTTACCAAAACCCATCATAAAAATGTGAAGCTGAATGCAAACTCTGATTTTCCATATTAACAGTCTACATATCCCAAGCTTATCCATTAGCTATACTTTAATTTATATGAGGAAGTTGCATTTGTTGTCCTTATACTATGAAAAATCATGAAAGTTTTGTAACTTTGGAAATCATAATCGTATGGTTAACAGCCTCTTTTCACATGCACCATTATGTATTCTTTCATTATTATGTAGTTCTTATGGCTGTTTGTTTGCTTGAAATTTCTCTTAAAGACAATACATTCACATGGTGAACATGATACTCCTAATCTCAAGATCAAAACCACACGTATCCTGAAGTTTTAATGCCAAATCTTTTGCAGGAATTTGATGCCTAGAAAACAAAGGAAAACTGATGTGACTGCATTGATGATGGGGTAATGTTTCATATGACTCTCCTGCCAAGTTTTTGGTCCTGACTTTCCCTGCTACTAAATGAAGCAGAAGTAAAAGTAAACCAACATTTACCAACATTCAGAAAGGGGAATGGTTTCTATGTATGTGTTCTTCAAGTCTAATACAGCTCTTCCGTTAGAGAAATAAGAATATACCTTACTCCTAATAAGGAtacatggaaaaccaagttgtCACTAAAATACTGAACTACAGGATGCCTAGCTATCAATCAATGACATGTGTACCCTGGAACAGTGtcatataaaaaataacaacGATAAAAATCAAAGATAATAATATGACCCAATAGGTAAGCAGTATAAAAGTATGAACTCTGTTGAAccacttttttcttttaataattcCATCATCCATATTGAAGATATTGACTAGTTTTACGTTAGCTGTCAAGACCTAATAAAAATCTTCTCTTGTACCTGAGCTTGGGACTAACTATGCAAGTATAGGTGAAGTTTTAAACATATCTCAGATATGTGGAGGAGAAGTACTTTGtccctatatataaaagcaaggGAAATATTCAGAATTGCAGGAACTATAGAGGGATAAAGCTTATAAGCCACACGATGAAATTATGGGAAAATGTAATTGAGCACAGACTAAAGGGGGAGACtaggaataattatatcttcacacctcatttttgaggtgtggagaggtggagaaagagagagatagg
This portion of the Lotus japonicus ecotype B-129 chromosome 3, LjGifu_v1.2 genome encodes:
- the LOC130745730 gene encoding probable N-acetyltransferase HLS1, with translation MSLKIAAESWPKSALERVEEPLVVVREYDEERHKVAVEKLEKLCEIGQRGKPSLVTDLMGDPICRIRHFQLHVMLVAEYGEGEVVGVIRGCVKTVTRGDSVYVELAYVLGLRVSPQHRRLGIGTKLVENLEEWCKQKGAKYTYMATDCTNEPSINLFTKKCGYSKFRSLTMLVQPVHAHYKPISRSIAVLHIPPSLAKSMYNHMFANSEFYPKDIDSILSNKLNLGTFMAIPKKHLSKCDLTRGILPPSYAMLSVWNTKEVFKLQVKGVSPLAHACCVGTRLLDEWLPWLRLPSFPDIFRPFGVYFLYGLHMEGKRGHHLMKGLCGFVHNMARDDGGCGAVVAELGQRDPVRDAVPHWRKFSWAEDMWCIKNLEDAKQGIVPEKCGPSGFFTSRSSSPVIFVDPRDF